The DNA segment GTGTACATTGAGACTGTTTCCAAGGAGACGGTAGCGTTGCTTCACTGTTATTGTATCAGGAAACCCTAGAACAAAAACATACAGTTTAAAGACACAATTAGTCTGGGTCTGTTCCTGCCCTTCTGTTCTATGGGAATTTGCACAAACATTTCCTGGCGCAGTTACTGAAAGCTACAATACACATAACGTGTCCTCTACAATGTGTCTGAGCCATGCCCCATTGGAATAACACCCACTGAGTTTCATGGATTTCAGATCAACCCTTTGGAGAGCAATCCAGCTAAGATTTTACAAATGACCACAACTTTTCCTGCCATCTGTGCTAACTGAGCTTCACTTGCACAACCCAGAGCTGGGAGTAAGGAGGAGGATGGTGGCCAGGGTCCCTTTTTTGGGGATAGCAGTTGAGCCCCCAAAGATGGCAAGTGTGGCTGGAAGGAAAACGTGGTCATAGCAGCCATAATGTGGTGCATCAGCAAGTTTCCAAGTTTTCTCGCAGGAGACAGGCTGAGCCAAGGGAGGGATGCCCAGGAGAAGGTGGCTAAGAAGAGTTGTTCCAGCTTTCTCTGGCAGTTGTTTAGGCCCTGAATGAAAACTATTGTAGTGAAAAGCAtctcctgccagctccagccattctgccctgctccctggcagccagacTTGGGCAGCCTCTCTCCTCAAGAGGTTCATTCACTTGCGCCTAAGAGCCCCTGTCACACGCCCCACACAATCCACTGGGTTCAGCTCAGGATTTACACAAGAAGCTATATGCCGATAAACTGGCTGGAACAGCAATGGTTCCTAAGTTTCCTTTATCTTCGACTGGGCAGACCGCACTGTGCAGAATGTCACAGACCCTGCTCTCTCACCCACCTGAATAAATTATGCCTAACTTTGTACTTCCTTGGCTTAAGTCTCGCCATCGCCCCCAAAGAGTTAGTGCCTAATACGCTTTGGCAGGCTCACTGAACAATTTTGGGTCtaagtcatgtttgctttttaagGATGCTGCCCTGCTGGTGACAACCTCCTGCCAGAGAATGCCAGTGCCAGACTCTATTTGCCCTCTGTTTGTTTTTCCACAAAACAcccagggcctgattctcactACTCTACGGCCCTTTTACGAGGCACTGGCAAAGCAGTAATATCATAAATGAGAATTGGGCCCCAGCTGCCGGCAAGTTTTGAGTCATTTGGCTACTTCTCCCCCTCTCATTCTGTATCAAaaacaggagagaacaggcaagaGAAAAACATTATGCATAAGCTGATGTCATCCTCCTGAAAGCGAGTCACAGGTGCCAGAACAGAGGAGGCAGTTTTGATAATGTTGCTGTGTTAACCTTATGGGACCTATAATATTGACTGCAATAAAACAATTAGTCTCTTATTGTTCCACATTGTAATTATCTTTTCCAAACAGCTGAACCCTAAAAGCACAAATAAATCTATTTTTGAAGTCAAAAGATAACATTTACAATAACTAACAGCTTTCTGCATCTCTTCTGCTGGAAgcaacaaaaatcaaaacacaaacCCTAAATTAGAAGAACCAAAACATTTAAGTCAGACAAGAGCCTCTCTTCACTGCCCGTTAGAAATACAGCAACTTTTCATTTGGAAACGCTTTGTTTTTCTTGGTTTACATAAACACATCTATTTGGCTAAACACCATACAAGTTTGTTCTTATAAACTCAGAAAAACAGATGACATTTTAGAGAAACTGTCACCGAATAATAGCCCATCATTAAATAAAGTAACAATAGTAATTCATGATTCAAATGAAGTCTCTCTATAGTAACTAACACACATGCAAAGTGAAGCATTTTTCTTTCACCCGCCAGCTTGCCAGTTCTGGTTGCAGTTCTGAAGACCAGACAAGAGGCAGGTGAAATTCAAAGACACTTACCAAATTCTGGAGGGAACCCATGGAGATTTGCAATTTCTCTAGGAGTAAAATAACGCAGCTTTAGTGTTGATAGTTTCTTAAGCTTCTCTTCTTCTGATAGCATCTCAATGGATTTGAACACTGATTCTAGCTGTGGGGAAAATTCAGAACGGACATGGATAATGGACTATGACTACATAAAATTATAGCATAACATATCTTCACAAAAACACTAAAGGTGACTGCATTTCTGAAGACAACAGGACAGCTGCGTGTCCTGTTTACAAGTACAGTTTGTGCTATACTTTTGCAGTCAATGTCTCAACAATTAGAGTTTGAAGAAAAGGCATTACGTTCTCAAGGGGTATTCATTCTTCTCAAGTCAGAAGCCATACAAATATTCAAATATGCAACCAAAGGAAGATAAACTGCTGTTGAATATTAAAAAAGAGAGATGACTCAATAAGCAAGAACTAACATCTTATACTAAAATTATGCTATGGATACTTTGTTAAACATGACAGCTTTGATATTCCTCTCTGTTCCAATTCCGCGTTTGTTGTGCACTGAAAAACACTATTTAAATTCTGGCCAAGGATCAAAAAGTATGGTTTTTCCATGTAAGTTTGATAGGTTGTGTGAAAAAAGTTCTTTTCCCCGTTTCATCAAAAAACCTGCCATTTCATTTTTACTTTTTCTGTGCTAAAATATCACTAAAAGTGGACAATTTAAAAGTGTTTGTGTTTCAAAGCAATATATAAAACTTGTCAAgcaattaaactttttttttaaatttcacatcTTTTGCTGGCAAATAGGGTCAGCTGTGTGCAAAAATTAGCCCACAAATGGCAATAGAAGCCAAAAATATTGTATTCTGACTTTTCCACAGATCCAGCCTATATCAAAGTTTTCACATTTCATTGTGAATATTCCGCAGAGCAATAGGAATGATAAAATTGAAGCATGCCCACGTTCTCTACACACAAGCTTGATTTTAACGTATTCCACCTGGATTCTCCTAGTAAATTTACTGGAAATAACCTGAAGATCTGGAGGTTCAGTTTGTGTATGCTATAAAATTTAATTTGGCAGAAATTTTTGCTTCCAATAAATCCAGAATAGTTAAGACAAGGAAGTTAAGAAAAACATTAACAATAAACCCTTCTGATATGATTTACATTACATCCTGTACCTGCACATCCTCTGCTGTCTGCAGCACTGAGCCCGTTCCTTCTACATAGTGGCCATACCTtaggaacaacaacaaaatcataTGTGAAAAGTTCCATTAAAGTATTGATGAGAGTAGAGACAGAGGGGTTAATTTGCTGGCACTAGCATTCTTCCAGAAAGGCTTTCTTATTAACAAAACTGAACATGGGACTGCAAGAGCAGACGTTGAAAATAATCTTTGGAGATTATTCTTCCATCAGTGCTCAGAAGATTGAACCATGGTAACAATCTATAGTGCAACCAGTCAAGGATTTCAGGCATAATGTCTTCAGAAACGGCCACCTAAGTTGCACATGCAAATTATTCATTGCTGAGGACAAATGGACTTGTGGGTATACAGTTTGGGCAGTTTAATTTGGCATCTATTTGCATACAAAATAAAGATGGCCACTTCTGCAAATTTGGCTTTTTGTACTCAAAAGGAGGACAAACCACTAGCGAGCGCCTAAACATTTTCATTTAGGAAGAGGAGAAATTCAGCCAATTTTGTAATTAGTTGAATATATTTGTACTTGCGTTTATTTCTCTACAGCAGTCAAAAATATGCAACATGTGATAGCAAAAGTTGACATTATGAGCTATATTTTAGTTCCTTTGGAGCCTTTGTGGTTCACATCGTAAATACATGTTTACTCCACAGTCTCTTGCAGACACTTACTTAAATATAATTATAGGGATTCCAGACCATCAGAAACATAAACTGTTCACATGTTAACTATTGAGCAACAAAATCCGGAGCAGACAAGGatttagaaaaagaaacaaacaggtTTTTGCACAGTGAACCTCTAAGGAAAAGACAATCAACCATCTGCTTTACCCCTCCGGATGCATTTATTCCTCACAACAACTAGCCATACCCTTCCCTTGGACTACTCCCCAGTTTACTCCTCACCATTGTACAGACTGCTGTTATGGAGTCCACTGCACAGATTAACTCACTCTATCCAGATGCACTGTGAAACTGTGGTGGCTGTCTTTTATTTTGGGCTTTACACATCCCACAAAGGGAAaaagctgaggggtgggggcagaagcagTGAGTGGAGGACTCTTCTCACATGTGCAACAGTCTTGTTAAAGCTCAATCCTGAATTAAGCCAAGCACTCCTGTGCTGATCCAGAAAAGTACTTTAGCACACAAGTAGCTCTACTGAAATCAACATCACTACTCATTTTGATTAATGTTAAGCTTGTACGCAAACACTGTGCTGTGTCAGGGCCCTAGAACACTTACGGATTATGATGTAAGTAATTAAAACATCCTCTAAATACATTGTTTTTAActaatattgttttaaaaaatactttaatATTTGTTTTCACAAGGTAACCCGCATGATAAAAAGGAAGCACGTGCATTTATAAAtagaattaattaaaaaaaaacaaaacaaacaacaaaccctTCTGGGGCAAAACAACTAAAATAATTGTAAACATTTCCTAAACTGGTACTTCAAATCCTTACTTTGCCAGGTGAGCTTTTGCATGCATCTATATTATTATAAAAAGGCACCATTCTAAAGGATTTATGGTGCAGGAATTGTGCTGACAATATGGTAGTATGATTCACACCATGTATGGGGGTCCTCCCAAAAATGACAAGACTTTGTTTCTCCATAGGATTATACTACATTGATTTCTAAGTGAATATGATGAAAGATCACTTGCTTTTTACAAATGAGTAACAGTTTTCATAACTTTGGCAGAAGTACATCTTTTCTTAATAGCTGTtcggttttttttttcttctattgtTGCTCACTAGAGAAGAATTAACAACTAACTCTAAAGTAGACGAAGTAGTTAGTAGCATTTGGGAAACTTTGGCATGGAAACACATTAGGACTTAGGCAGCTGATTACTTTTCAGTACTTATATGGCAAGTAGACGCCCGGTTAGACAatctttttactttattttactgAAGTTTTAGTGTTTTGTTCTTTATGTATGTAAACTTCTTAAATGCCTTAGTTTGATCCAGGCAACCTATTCTTTGTCTAAGTACAGTGACTTGCGACTCAAATAAAAAGTCAATTTCGTCTACACTATCTCCCTTCTTCTTGTTTGAACCATGACCTACACTGCTGTGAAATGCTGTACACTTGCAGAGTCTGTCAACAAGATAAACATGTTCTTCCCCAATGCACAATCCAACTCAGCTAAATGCTCTCGTTATGCCCAAAATAATCTGTTCCACAACGAAATAAAGGACTCCAACTGGGTGGCCACTGTTTCCATTTTGTGTCATCctataaatatgtattttagagagtttgcaCATCTATCTGTGCAGGAGTTCATTTGTTCAAGAATGCCTCCTAAATAGAAAGAGCTATGAcgaccaaatttggtatgcagcttccactTAGCCTAACAAAAGCAGGAAAATTGGGTGTGCCTGGAATAGGACTGTTTTCCATAGCATGTGAAGGGAGGGAGCAGATAAAAGGTACAGCTATACTACAGAGTGATGATCACAGGAGGGAGGCTGCACCAGGAAGATAGTGGCTAGCTGGTGTTAAGGCTCTCTCATGCTGTCCGCCAGTGACCCAGATAAGTGGTCGCTGCCCCAAACAGTCCCCCCAGGCCCTCAGGTGCAATGCTGCTGAGGGGGGGACACCAGCCAGCAGTCCCACtgcccaaaaacagcacttctggggTCAAGGCTGGGCTGTGCAGTCCCAGCTCCCACACCCCTGGAAAagctctgccagtgccacccTCCCCTGTGGAAGCCAGCGTCAGACactgcagcccagcccacccgTTTTCCCCCTAGGAGTTGGcggccaaagccaggcaccacagctctgtccccctcccccgagGAGGAGCAGGGACGGCAGCTGAAGTGATATCCTCACCACCATGAACAGCCCCAGAGAGGTCGCCCACATGTCCCACCCTCCCCGTCCAAAGGCCCCAACCTCCTGCCTTTAGCCCACCCCCACCGtgagcccccaaccccctgcctttagtgcccccccacctcccattcaCCTGTATTTACTCCTACTCCCGCTACAGGGTCAACCCCTGCCCTGAAAGggcctgagcaatgccaggtaagtcTTCTAGTAAAAATATACTGTAAACCCAATACATAAGGGTCAAATTTATCCCTGTTGACACTGCAGTGACATGTTTAGAACAACACAAACGATCAGTTTGGCCCAGGGTTTTTCATAAAGTGTGCTAGTTACAGGCCCAGTCTGATGAGATGTGGTGTGTGTGTCCCGTATTACCCTCAGCTTTCATTGGCACTGATATCAATTAGACCTAGAAGAAAAATTATCTTTCTGTCCTGTAAAAGTTTTCAAGGTTCCAAAACAATTTCCTGCTCTGAATAGAAAACAAGAGGCAGTCAGTCACTCTTCAGTGTTCTCAAACTGAAAGTATGAAAAAGTGGTTCAGGTGAACTGAAACAAACATCTTGTTTTCACTGACTCCATTTTGTTAAAAATTATACTTCTGCTCTATAAAACAGCTTAGAACAGAAGAAAGGCTGTACTGTGTctgatcaaaggtccatctagcccagtaacctgtctgacagtgaccaatgccacatgccccaaagggaattaacagaacaggtaatcaagtgattcatcccttgctacccattcccagcttctgacatgcAGAAGCTAGCAATCCCATTCCTGCCCATGCTAGATAATAGGCACTGAGGGACgcatccttcatgaatttatctagctctttttgtcTTGGCTTtcacatcctccagcaaggagttccacaggctgactgcgtTGTGcaaagaagtatttccttttgtttgtttcaaacctgctacctattaaatTTCACCTGGCGACCCCtatttcttgtgttatggaaaAGAGTAAATAACtttattcacttttcccacagtcagttTATGAAACATTGTGTGGAATTAGAGAACCAGACACGTTTACTTTCAAAAAGCCAGAATATTTgacaattttaaaacatttttaaaaatatgagctGATAAATTTCTTAAAACTGACCCTTTGCCATGAAAAGTTTTGGTTTCATTTAATCAGCATTTTctgaccaaaaaaacaaaaacaacaaaataaaaattgatcAAAAAATTCCCAGCTAGCTTTAACATCTCTGGAAATTGAGAACAATCAGCATTTTGCAAGATTGGGCCTTAGAAATGCAATCCACAATTAAGAAGCTACTAGACCAGAAAGCAGCAAATATTTAACtgcataagtggtcatctgtgcATTTCTCCATTCAAAATACAACTAATTGTTGTAAATAAGGAATATATGACAATATCCTTGTATGGTGTGAATGGACATAGCTCACTGCCGTCAGTGGAGCCacttacaccagctaaggatttAGTCCCATGTTCACAACATCAATTAAATATACATTAGTGGCAGTTTTAATGAGGAAAGGAACTGTTACACACAATGCTTTGTAATTTCAGTAAGTAATATAAATAAGTTAATTAGTGCATTAGTTTTCCACCAGTCTACTGGAACAATATTTCCGCCAGGGGTAATTAAGCTTCTCAGAAGGTCACCAAACAAATGTCATTGTCTTTGTGATTGCATTTttgggctgggcacatgatgtTCTGCCAGAGCAATTCTCACGCTTGTATTCTGTTGAACCAGGAAGCATGCAATAAAGAGAAATTTGTTATAGTAGTGTCTTGCTTTCTGAGGGAACACACCTTTGGGGGTTTTTAAAATGACTGCAAAGAGAAGTTTGCATTTAACTGGTCTACATAAATTCCACCAATGGGCTTTCCTAGAGACTTACCCTTTTGTGAAGCATGTGGATCTCCTGCATGTGGGGGTCACAATATCTAACAGTAAAGCATAACGTAGTAAGGCCTTTGGTGGCAAGAAGTACTGACTCAGTTCTTCTCCACCTTCTTCAAGGAAGTCTTTTAGCATCTGAATAGAGAGATCACGGTCCTGGTTCTGCTTTCTTTCCATTTCATTTGCTGTTTCAAGTTTAAAAATTATCACCTCCTTCTGCAAACACTGTCCATTGCCACCAGAGTTTGGGTCAATGTTCTCCTCTTTGGGTAGCGTGAAGCAGTTCTCTTTTTCCAAGCCTGCAGCAATTGTGTGCTTCGCAGAAGCTTTTGGCTCCTGATCTGGGAAATTTTCCAGTATCTAGCATGgaacaaaatatgcaaatgattaAAATACTGTACTCATACTGTAATAGTCAACTGCCAAGAGAAGTCCATGTAGCAATGTTTGGGAAGTTATACAGAATTGGCCAGGATAAAAGAAGACAATTCTCCTGCTTCATCTATCAAGATTTTGAAAACATTATAAAGTGCTAAATTTTACGTGCTGCGTAGATGTAAGCAGCCAGTTTATAGAATGCGGACCTTGCCACAAACAAAGGGCTGTGTGAAACTATTAGGAGCTTGACTAGTAAGCTAAAACTCAGTCAAGGTTTGCTAAAACGTTTGTGAATCTCTAATGAGTTTCCCACCTCCTCTCACACATGCCTGTGTCCCTCTCAACAGTTCTGCCATTCGCCATAATCTTTCAAAGTCTTGTG comes from the Carettochelys insculpta isolate YL-2023 chromosome 2, ASM3395843v1, whole genome shotgun sequence genome and includes:
- the TRDMT1 gene encoding tRNA (cytosine(38)-C(5))-methyltransferase isoform X2 codes for the protein MILMSPPCQPFTRIGLQGDVSDPRTNSFIYILDILPRLQRLPKYILLENVKGFETSSARVILVETLEKCGFKYQEFLLSPTCLGIPNSRLRYFLIAKLQSEPFSFHAADQILENFPDQEPKASAKHTIAAGLEKENCFTLPKEENIDPNSGGNGQCLQKEVIIFKLETANEMERKQNQDRDLSIQMLKDFLEEGGEELSQYFLPPKALLRYALLLDIVTPTCRRSTCFTKGYGHYVEGTGSVLQTAEDVQLESVFKSIEMLSEEEKLKKLSTLKLRYFTPREIANLHGFPPEFGFPDTITVKQRYRLLGNSLNVHVVAKLITLLTG
- the TRDMT1 gene encoding tRNA (cytosine(38)-C(5))-methyltransferase isoform X3 encodes the protein MKSTNTIFSAHHCGQRQLKIGLQGDVSDPRTNSFIYILDILPRLQRLPKYILLENVKGFETSSARVILVETLEKCGFKYQEFLLSPTCLGIPNSRLRYFLIAKLQSEPFSFHAADQILENFPDQEPKASAKHTIAAGLEKENCFTLPKEENIDPNSGGNGQCLQKEVIIFKLETANEMERKQNQDRDLSIQMLKDFLEEGGEELSQYFLPPKALLRYALLLDIVTPTCRRSTCFTKGYGHYVEGTGSVLQTAEDVQLESVFKSIEMLSEEEKLKKLSTLKLRYFTPREIANLHGFPPEFGFPDTITVKQRYRLLGNSLNVHVVAKLITLLTG
- the TRDMT1 gene encoding tRNA (cytosine(38)-C(5))-methyltransferase isoform X1 — translated: MGSLRVLELYSGIGGMHQALRESCISAEVVAAVDVNTIANEVYKHNFLSTPLWPKTIEGLTLLDFNRLSFDMILMSPPCQPFTRIGLQGDVSDPRTNSFIYILDILPRLQRLPKYILLENVKGFETSSARVILVETLEKCGFKYQEFLLSPTCLGIPNSRLRYFLIAKLQSEPFSFHAADQILENFPDQEPKASAKHTIAAGLEKENCFTLPKEENIDPNSGGNGQCLQKEVIIFKLETANEMERKQNQDRDLSIQMLKDFLEEGGEELSQYFLPPKALLRYALLLDIVTPTCRRSTCFTKGYGHYVEGTGSVLQTAEDVQLESVFKSIEMLSEEEKLKKLSTLKLRYFTPREIANLHGFPPEFGFPDTITVKQRYRLLGNSLNVHVVAKLITLLTG